In the genome of Longimicrobium sp., one region contains:
- a CDS encoding ring-cleaving dioxygenase gives MQLTGIHHLTAVSADIRGNHRFYTGVLGMRLVKRSVNQDDVSAYHLFYADAVGSPGTDLTFFDWPMPREQRGTHAITRTYLRVTGAASLEWWARHLADQGVQAGAVEERDGRLTLDFEDPEGQRLSLVDDGGAGDPPTPWDRSPVPPEHQVRGLGPVMMSVPSLRTTDMVLTQAMDFRPVRQYAHPDNPRHAVHVYEMGAGGPHAELHVAVQPDLPPGRLGAGGVHHVAFRTPHDEEYHGWVRRLTEMGIRNSGEVDRYYFRSLYFREPNGILFEIATDGPGFAVDENPATLGESVVLPPFLEPRREAIVAGLKPID, from the coding sequence ATGCAACTGACGGGGATTCACCACCTGACCGCCGTGTCGGCCGACATCCGCGGCAACCACCGCTTCTACACCGGCGTCCTGGGGATGCGGCTGGTCAAGCGCAGCGTCAACCAGGACGACGTGAGCGCCTATCACCTGTTCTACGCCGACGCCGTCGGGTCGCCCGGCACGGACCTGACCTTCTTCGACTGGCCGATGCCGCGCGAGCAGCGCGGGACGCACGCCATCACCCGGACGTACCTGCGCGTTACGGGCGCGGCGTCGCTGGAGTGGTGGGCCCGCCACCTCGCCGACCAGGGCGTGCAGGCCGGCGCGGTGGAGGAGCGCGACGGGCGGCTGACGCTGGACTTCGAAGACCCCGAGGGGCAGCGCCTGTCGCTCGTGGATGACGGCGGCGCGGGCGATCCCCCCACGCCGTGGGACCGCTCTCCCGTTCCCCCCGAGCACCAGGTCCGCGGGCTGGGACCCGTCATGATGAGCGTGCCCAGCCTGCGCACGACCGACATGGTGCTCACGCAAGCGATGGATTTTCGGCCCGTGCGCCAGTACGCGCACCCCGACAATCCCCGCCACGCGGTGCACGTGTACGAGATGGGCGCGGGCGGGCCCCACGCCGAGCTTCACGTCGCGGTGCAGCCGGACCTGCCGCCCGGCAGGCTGGGCGCCGGAGGCGTGCACCACGTCGCCTTCCGCACCCCCCACGACGAGGAGTATCACGGCTGGGTGCGGCGGTTGACCGAGATGGGCATCCGCAACAGCGGCGAGGTCGACCGCTACTACTTCCGCAGCCTGTACTTCCGCGAGCCCAACGGCATCCTCTTCGAGATCGCCACGGACGGGCCCGGCTTCGCCGTGGACGAGAACCCCGCCACGCTGGGCGAATCCGTGGTGCTGCCGCCGTTCCTGGAGCCGCGCCGCGAAGCGATCGTCGCCGGCCTCAAGCCCATCGACTAG
- a CDS encoding cytochrome P450, with translation MSTLAPPPPAAAGTAPARQPQSPNAQGGLKIRIKRRIFYALTGRRVLRAVFAVLRRHAPLAKVGTRVVVSRHADVLETLDRDEVFTISQVNGPSIDRINGPFILAMDRGPEYDRDHAALRSCARREDAGRIREMARDASARAIEAARPRRRIEAVQSLTRAVPSELVERYFGFPGPDRTALQRWLRNLFQDAFANPIDDPYVREAAHQSFLEVKAWVLPEIARRRAAGTGLDDDVMGRMIALGATNPWADDDWVRRNIAGQIVGAVDTISRFSILAIDELLRRPRELEGAQAAAQVGDLDRVRQYAWEAVRFNPHTPLMARTCSSACTLAAGTPRAKQIQPGSGMAIGTLSAMFDPDGFPDPRRFRIDRDVKSYLHFGWGMHQCFGIGINMVMIPEIMAAMLRLDGLRRAPGRAGRVVLDGPFPDRLALEFD, from the coding sequence GTGAGTACCCTGGCCCCGCCCCCGCCCGCCGCCGCCGGCACCGCCCCCGCGCGCCAGCCGCAGTCGCCCAACGCGCAGGGCGGCCTGAAGATCCGCATCAAGCGCCGAATCTTCTACGCGCTCACCGGGCGCCGCGTGCTGCGCGCCGTGTTCGCGGTCCTGCGCCGGCACGCGCCGCTGGCCAAGGTGGGCACCCGCGTGGTCGTCAGCCGCCACGCCGACGTGCTGGAAACGCTGGACCGCGACGAGGTGTTCACCATCAGTCAGGTGAACGGGCCGTCCATCGACCGCATCAACGGGCCCTTCATCCTGGCGATGGACCGCGGGCCGGAGTACGACCGCGACCACGCCGCCCTGCGCTCGTGCGCGCGGCGCGAGGACGCCGGGCGCATCCGCGAGATGGCGCGCGACGCGTCGGCCCGGGCCATCGAGGCGGCGCGCCCGCGGCGGCGCATCGAGGCGGTGCAGTCGCTCACGCGCGCCGTGCCGTCGGAGCTGGTGGAGCGCTACTTCGGCTTTCCCGGGCCGGACCGAACCGCCCTGCAGCGCTGGCTGCGCAACCTGTTCCAGGACGCCTTCGCCAACCCCATCGACGACCCGTACGTCCGCGAGGCGGCGCACCAGTCGTTCCTGGAGGTGAAGGCGTGGGTGCTTCCCGAAATCGCCCGGCGGCGCGCGGCGGGTACGGGACTGGACGACGACGTGATGGGCCGCATGATCGCCCTGGGCGCCACCAACCCCTGGGCCGACGACGACTGGGTCCGGCGCAACATCGCCGGGCAGATCGTGGGCGCGGTGGATACCATCTCGCGCTTCAGCATCCTGGCCATCGACGAGCTCCTTCGCCGCCCGCGCGAGCTGGAGGGCGCGCAGGCTGCCGCACAGGTGGGCGACCTGGACCGCGTGCGCCAGTACGCGTGGGAGGCGGTGCGCTTCAACCCGCACACACCGCTGATGGCGCGCACGTGCTCGTCGGCCTGCACGCTGGCGGCCGGCACGCCACGCGCCAAGCAGATCCAGCCCGGGAGCGGGATGGCCATCGGCACCCTTTCGGCCATGTTCGACCCCGACGGCTTCCCCGATCCGAGGCGGTTCCGCATCGACCGCGACGTGAAGTCGTACCTGCACTTCGGCTGGGGGATGCACCAGTGCTTCGGGATCGGCATCAACATGGTGATGATCCCCGAGATCATGGCTGCCATGCTGCGCTTGGACGGGCTGCGCCGCGCTCCCGGCCGCGCCGGGCGCGTGGTGCTGGATGGTCCGTTTCCCGATCGCCTGGCGCTGGAGTTCGACTGA